A genomic window from Flavobacterium phycosphaerae includes:
- a CDS encoding serine hydrolase: MISFKNKRFSLLHAIVFAALIAMLTFSLTSFWKERQFAAKMTVSPTFSCNYNVKRMDGFKYIKPLMFVDEECESDALMGIKQKISGIIDTYKTAGDLTNASVYLREYGHNEWMCINEKDKFDPGSLFKVPVLIAILKTAEDNPGFLNKSITYNKKVNTGKTIAFASKTIQLGQSYTVRELLTYMIKYSDNNATILLEENLNPKVLQKLFAVVGLEVPNIYAAQYQFTTKEYSYFMRAIYNAGYLSADDSEFAGQLLTECDFKDGIVRGLPAGTKLAHKFGESGSQNEKQLHESAIVYLKNKPYLLTVMTRGKDNKKLSQIIGEISQAVYTDMLNEANATL; the protein is encoded by the coding sequence ATGATTTCCTTTAAAAACAAAAGATTTTCACTCCTACACGCCATTGTTTTTGCAGCACTGATTGCCATGCTTACGTTTAGCTTAACCAGCTTCTGGAAAGAGCGTCAGTTTGCAGCCAAGATGACTGTTTCGCCTACATTTTCGTGTAACTACAATGTAAAAAGAATGGATGGCTTTAAATACATCAAGCCATTAATGTTTGTAGATGAAGAATGCGAATCAGATGCTCTAATGGGCATCAAACAAAAAATTTCCGGCATCATAGATACTTATAAAACCGCTGGTGATTTGACCAATGCTTCGGTTTATTTAAGAGAATATGGTCATAACGAATGGATGTGTATCAATGAAAAGGATAAATTTGATCCGGGTTCTTTATTCAAAGTGCCGGTACTTATTGCTATTCTGAAAACCGCAGAAGACAACCCGGGCTTTCTTAATAAGTCAATTACCTATAACAAAAAAGTAAACACCGGAAAAACAATCGCTTTTGCTTCTAAAACCATTCAGCTAGGTCAATCCTATACAGTGAGAGAATTATTAACTTACATGATAAAATACTCTGATAATAATGCTACCATTTTATTAGAAGAAAACCTTAATCCAAAAGTATTGCAGAAACTTTTTGCTGTTGTTGGGTTAGAAGTACCTAATATATATGCAGCTCAATACCAATTTACTACCAAAGAGTACTCTTATTTCATGAGAGCTATCTACAATGCAGGGTATTTGTCAGCAGACGATTCTGAATTTGCAGGGCAACTGCTTACAGAATGCGATTTCAAAGACGGTATAGTAAGAGGGTTACCGGCTGGTACTAAATTAGCTCACAAGTTTGGAGAGTCAGGCAGTCAAAATGAAAAACAGTTACACGAATCTGCGATTGTTTATTTAAAAAACAAGCCTTATTTGTTAACCGTGATGACAAGAGGTAAAGACAACAAGAAATTATCACAAATAATCGGTGAAATCTCTCAGGCTGTTTATACTGACATGCTCAATGAGGCCAATGCAACATTATAA
- a CDS encoding TonB-dependent receptor has product MDNIVSIIKLKGDKAIEQIPAIKDKALRINLNENIYGTFAEIGAGQETVRHFFRAGGSSGTIAKAMSAYDKDFSDAIYGIEDDGRYVTESRLKKMLNHEVELIEKRLKRDKHPNKIFFSFANTVATIDFAKQFKGHGWVGIKYQVEPDEDYNEITLHIRFKETDARLQQETLGVLGVNLIYGAYYKYNDPKKLLRYLYDHLDKDQLEIDTINFSGPRFANVDNRLMSLQLVKNGMTDAVMFGPDGKNILPASILYKKNILALRGSFRPVTQVNMDMYEKSLKMFLEESKVDKDNTLVIFEITLSNLRSEGEIDERDFMDRAELLCSLGQTVMISNFQEYYKVVEYFSSYTKARMGLAMGVNNLVDIFDEKYYRHLSGGILEAFGKLFYRDLKVFLYPMEDENGEIITSQNLKVHPRMKELYKFFAYNGKVVDITEFDKEHLKIFSREVLKMISTGTPGWEKLLPEGIAEIIKLHQLFGYNPNNVLQKA; this is encoded by the coding sequence ATGGATAATATTGTTTCAATTATAAAGCTTAAAGGCGATAAAGCCATCGAACAGATTCCTGCCATCAAAGATAAGGCATTGCGAATTAACCTGAATGAGAACATTTACGGAACATTTGCTGAAATTGGTGCCGGGCAAGAAACGGTAAGGCATTTTTTTAGAGCCGGAGGTTCATCTGGAACTATTGCGAAAGCTATGTCGGCCTACGATAAAGACTTTAGCGATGCCATTTATGGTATTGAAGATGATGGTCGGTATGTAACCGAAAGTCGCTTAAAAAAAATGTTGAATCACGAAGTAGAGCTGATTGAAAAACGTTTAAAAAGAGACAAACACCCTAATAAAATATTCTTCAGTTTTGCCAATACCGTAGCTACTATTGATTTTGCCAAACAATTCAAAGGACATGGTTGGGTTGGTATTAAATACCAAGTTGAACCTGATGAAGACTATAACGAAATTACCCTTCACATACGTTTCAAAGAAACCGATGCCCGTTTGCAACAAGAAACTTTGGGTGTCTTAGGAGTTAATCTTATTTATGGTGCTTACTATAAATACAACGACCCAAAAAAACTATTGCGTTATCTATACGACCATTTAGACAAGGATCAATTAGAAATAGATACTATTAACTTTTCAGGACCTCGTTTTGCCAATGTGGATAACCGTTTGATGAGTTTACAGTTGGTTAAAAACGGCATGACCGATGCGGTAATGTTTGGTCCGGATGGGAAAAATATATTACCGGCTTCTATTCTTTACAAGAAAAACATCTTAGCACTTAGAGGAAGTTTCCGTCCGGTCACTCAGGTAAATATGGACATGTATGAGAAATCATTGAAAATGTTTCTTGAGGAAAGCAAAGTGGACAAAGACAATACCTTAGTGATTTTTGAAATTACACTTTCTAACCTTCGTTCTGAAGGCGAAATAGACGAGCGTGATTTTATGGACCGAGCAGAATTACTTTGTTCGTTGGGTCAAACAGTAATGATTTCTAACTTCCAGGAATATTATAAAGTGGTTGAATACTTCTCCAGTTATACTAAAGCCCGTATGGGATTAGCTATGGGCGTAAACAACTTAGTGGATATATTTGATGAGAAATATTATCGTCATTTAAGTGGTGGTATATTGGAAGCTTTTGGTAAACTATTCTACCGTGATTTAAAAGTATTCTTATATCCGATGGAAGATGAAAATGGAGAAATCATCACCTCACAAAACTTAAAAGTGCATCCGCGTATGAAAGAGTTATATAAATTCTTTGCTTACAACGGAAAAGTCGTTGACATCACTGAATTTGATAAAGAACATTTAAAAATCTTCTCTCGCGAAGTATTAAAAATGATTAGTACCGGTACACCGGGTTGGGAAAAGTTATTGCCTGAAGGTATTGCCGAAATTATAAAACTACACCAATTGTTTGGTTACAATCCGAATAATGTACTGCAAAAAGCATAA
- the bcp gene encoding thioredoxin-dependent thiol peroxidase, which yields MTTLQKGDKAPQFSGKDQDSNLHTLADYKGKKLVVFFYPKADTPGCTAEACDLRDNFERFKANNYELLGVSADSAKAQTKFKNKFDFPFPLLADEDKSVITAFGVWGPKKFMGREFDGIHRTTFVINEEGIIDEVILNVKTKEHAAQILK from the coding sequence ATGACAACATTACAAAAAGGAGATAAAGCACCTCAATTTTCAGGAAAAGACCAAGACAGTAACCTGCACACACTAGCCGATTATAAAGGAAAGAAACTGGTGGTCTTCTTTTATCCCAAAGCAGATACACCGGGTTGCACCGCCGAAGCTTGTGATTTAAGAGATAATTTTGAAAGATTCAAAGCCAATAATTACGAGCTCTTAGGAGTAAGTGCTGATAGTGCCAAAGCGCAAACCAAATTCAAAAACAAATTCGACTTTCCTTTCCCGCTACTGGCCGACGAAGACAAATCGGTTATAACAGCCTTCGGAGTCTGGGGACCAAAGAAATTCATGGGAAGAGAATTTGACGGAATACACAGAACTACCTTTGTCATTAATGAAGAGGGTATTATTGATGAGGTCATCTTAAATGTGAAAACCAAAGAGCATGCCGCTCAGATTTTAAAATAA
- a CDS encoding endonuclease III domain-containing protein: MTKPERATFVINTLKEYYPEIPIPLDHKDAYTLLIAVLLSAQCTDVRVNQITPLLFAKADNPYDMVKLSVEEIKEIIRPCGLSPMKSKGIHGLSNILIEKHNGQVPQSFEALEELPAVGHKTASVVMSQAFGVPAFPVDTHIHRLMYRWNLSDGKNVQQTEKDAKAIFPRDLWNDLHLQIIWYGREYSQARGWDLEKDIITKTIGRKSVLEEYYKTKK, from the coding sequence ATGACCAAACCAGAACGTGCAACGTTTGTTATAAATACGTTAAAAGAATACTACCCTGAGATTCCCATTCCGTTAGACCATAAAGACGCCTATACTTTGTTGATTGCCGTGCTTCTTTCGGCGCAGTGTACTGATGTTCGCGTGAATCAAATAACCCCTCTCCTCTTTGCCAAAGCAGACAATCCGTATGACATGGTTAAGCTTTCGGTGGAAGAAATTAAGGAAATCATTCGCCCTTGTGGTTTATCGCCTATGAAATCAAAAGGCATACACGGGTTATCCAACATATTAATTGAAAAACATAATGGTCAGGTTCCGCAAAGCTTTGAAGCCTTAGAAGAATTACCTGCCGTTGGGCATAAGACTGCCAGTGTGGTTATGTCGCAAGCGTTTGGTGTTCCGGCTTTTCCTGTAGATACGCATATTCACCGATTGATGTATCGATGGAATTTATCTGATGGGAAGAATGTGCAACAAACGGAGAAAGATGCCAAAGCTATTTTTCCGAGAGATTTGTGGAATGATTTACACCTGCAGATTATATGGTATGGCAGAGAATATTCGCAGGCACGCGGATGGGATTTGGAAAAAGATATCATTACCAAGACAATTGGTCGGAAGTCGGTTTTAGAGGAATACTATAAAACGAAGAAATAA
- a CDS encoding YchJ family protein, translating to MKVTHLSSMGSCYCGSSRSFEDCCQPYIIGTEKAPTAEALMRSRYSAYATGAADYLVATTHLSTRKFHKKADILAWSKSNQWVKLEVLAVTETTVTFKAYYLDDRLQAQIHHEHSTFVFENGSWYYVDGRY from the coding sequence ATGAAGGTAACACATCTCAGTAGTATGGGCAGTTGTTATTGTGGTTCTTCCCGTTCTTTTGAAGATTGTTGCCAGCCTTATATAATTGGCACTGAAAAAGCGCCTACGGCTGAAGCTTTAATGCGCTCCCGTTATAGTGCTTATGCTACAGGAGCGGCTGATTATTTGGTGGCTACCACTCACCTATCTACCCGAAAATTTCATAAGAAAGCGGATATTCTAGCCTGGAGTAAAAGCAACCAATGGGTTAAATTGGAAGTACTTGCGGTTACTGAAACTACCGTAACTTTTAAAGCCTATTATTTAGATGATCGCTTGCAGGCTCAAATTCACCATGAGCATTCTACTTTTGTTTTTGAAAACGGGAGTTGGTATTATGTGGATGGGCGTTATTAG
- a CDS encoding GyrI-like domain-containing protein, which produces MKPIIKSHPATTLIGKSQTMTFANDLSVAMWQSFMPRRHEITNRLGEELYSAQVYPINFDFGMHTQFTKWASVPVNPNTTVPQGMEMLLIPEGLYAVFCYKGIPANAEPFFRSIFTEWLPASSYSLDHRPHFEILGAKYQHNSPDSEEEVWIPIKSK; this is translated from the coding sequence ATGAAACCAATAATCAAATCCCACCCCGCCACAACCCTAATCGGTAAAAGCCAAACCATGACCTTTGCCAATGATTTGTCCGTTGCTATGTGGCAAAGCTTTATGCCGCGCCGCCACGAAATAACCAATAGGCTGGGGGAAGAGTTATACAGCGCGCAGGTATATCCCATCAACTTTGATTTTGGAATGCATACCCAGTTTACCAAATGGGCCTCCGTACCGGTAAACCCAAACACTACTGTTCCTCAGGGTATGGAAATGCTGCTCATCCCCGAAGGGTTATATGCCGTGTTTTGCTACAAAGGCATTCCAGCCAACGCTGAACCGTTCTTCCGGTCTATTTTTACTGAGTGGCTACCGGCTTCGAGCTATAGCTTAGACCACCGCCCGCATTTTGAAATCCTCGGCGCTAAGTACCAACACAACAGCCCCGATTCAGAAGAAGAAGTATGGATTCCGATCAAGTCCAAGTAA